In Musa acuminata AAA Group cultivar baxijiao chromosome BXJ3-9, Cavendish_Baxijiao_AAA, whole genome shotgun sequence, a single genomic region encodes these proteins:
- the LOC103996849 gene encoding laccase-4, translated as MGGVRTFLLAACILFSSAQLSAGVTRHYKFDITLRNATRLCRTKSIVTVNGQFPGPRIVVREGDRLVVKVVNHVRSDITIHWHGIRQVQSGWADGPEYITQCPIRTGQSYVYNFTTAGQRGTLWWHAHASWLRATVYGSLVILPKRGVPYPFARPYKEVPIILGEWFNADPEAVIAQALRTGGGPNVSDAYTINGLPGPLYNCSGKDTFKLKVKPGKTYLLRLINAALNDELFFGIANHTVTVVETDASYVKPFDAEALVITPGQTANVLLHAKPTFPNAAFLFAARPYATGQGTFDNTTTAGVLEYHNPNRASTKLPLLRPALPSLNDTANVTNFASKLRSLADDRYPSDVPRTVDRRFYFTIGLGTDPCPTNRTCQGPNGTKFAASVNNASFVFPSTALLQAHYYSQSNGVYTTDFPDIPPFPFNYTGTPPNNTFVSKGTKVVVLPFNTSVELVLQDTSIQGIENHPMHFHGHNFHVVGQGFGNYDPVTDPCNFNLVDPVEKNTAGVPVGGWLAIRFRADNPGAWLMHCHIDLHLSWGLKMVWVVNDGPLPNQKLPPPPSDLPRC; from the exons ATGGGTGGCGTCAGAACTTTCCTTCTTGCAGCGTGCATCTTGTTCTCGTCGGCACAGCTCTCAGCTGGTGTTACCAGGCATTACAAATTTGAT ATAACCCTACGGAACGCGACGAGGTTGTGCAGGACAAAGAGCATTGTGACGGTCAACGGGCAGTTCCCGGGGCCAAGGATCGTCGTCAGAGAAGGTGATCGTCTCGTGGTTAAGGTGGTGAACCATGTTCGCAGTGACATCACCATACACTG GCACGGCATACGGCAGGTGCAGAGCGGGTGGGCGGATGGCCCGGAGTACATCACGCAGTGCCCCATCCGCACCGGGCAGAGCTACGTCTACAACTTCACCACTGCAGGTCAGAGAGGCACTCTCTGGTGGCATGCACACGCCTCTTGGCTGAGGGCCACCGTGTATGGCTCTCTCGTCATCCTCCCCAAGCGTGGTGTTCCTTACCCGTTTGCGAGACCATACAAGGAAGTCCCCATCATCTTAG GTGAGTGGTTCAATGCAGACCCGGAGGCCGTCATCGCCCAAGCTCTTCGGACTGGCGGAGGGCCAAATGTTTCCGACGCTTACACGATCAATGGCCTCCCCGGTCCCCTGTATAATTGCTCGGGGAAAG ATACGTTCAAGCTGAAGGTGAAGCCCGGAAAGACGTATCTCCTTCGACTGATCAACGCTGCACTCAACGACGAGCTCTTCTTCGGCATCGCCAACCACACCGTCACTGTCGTGGAAACCGACGCCAGTTACGTTAAGCCCTTCGACGCTGAAGCCCTCGTTATCACCCCCGGCCAGACCGCCAACGTGCTTTTGCATGCCAAGCCGACCTTCCCCAACGCCGCCTTCCTCTTCGCCGCGAGGCCTTATGCCACCGGGCAGGGCACCTTCGACAACACCACCACGGCCGGCGTCCTCGAATACCACAATCCGAACAGAGCCAGCACGAAGCTGCCGCTGCTGAGACCGGCACTTCCGTCCCTTAACGACACTGCTAACGTCACGAACTTCGCCAGCAAGCTTCGCAGCCTCGCGGATGATCGGTACCCCTCCGACGTACCACGAACCGTCGACCGGCGATTCTACTTCACGATCGGCCTCGGCACGGACCCCTGTCCCACGAACCGAACCTGTCAAGGCCCCAATGGCACCAAGTTTGCTGCATCGGTCAACAACGCCTCCTTTGTGTTCCCCTCCACTGCCCTTCTCCAGGCTCACTACTACTCGCAGTCGAACGGGGTCTACACCACAGACTTCCCGGACATCCCTCCGTTCCCCTTCAACTACACGGGGACTCCACCCAACAACACGTTCGTGAGCAAGGGAACCAAGGTGGTGGTGCTTCCGTTCAACACCAGCGTAGAGTTGGTGCTGCAGGACACCAGCATTCAAGGAATCGAGAACCATCCGATGCACTTCCATGGCCACAACTTCCACGTGGTGGGACAAGGCTTCGGAAACTATGACCCGGTGACCGACCCTTGTAACTTCAATCTCGTCGACCCTGTGGAGAAGAACACCGCCGGCGTCCCCGTCGGCGGATGGCTCGCCATTCGCTTCCGAGCTGACAACCCCG GTGCATGGCTCATGCACTGCCACATCGACTTGCATCTCAGCTGGGGGTTGAAGATGGTGTGGGTGGTCAACGACGGGCCACTCCCCAACCAGAAGCTCCCTCCTCCACCGTCCGATCTTCCAAGATGTTGA
- the LOC103996851 gene encoding thaumatin-like protein isoform X2, translating into MSTSGRHTLLLCLFIPISLSCEIQLVLVNHCKDGVWPGVLGSAGHNSPEGGGFHLGVGQEAVLDVPSGWSGRIWGRQGCCFDENGKGSCDSGDCGGLLRCNGTGGTPPATVVEMTLGTHRSPLHFYDVSLVEGFNLPVTIAPVGGGKGCGGVAGCQVDLNTCCPSRFEVKQKGKVVGCKSACLALKTDKYCCTGEYGSPERCKPTLFSHLFKSICPRAYSFAYDSSSTLNMCRASRYLITFCPCAT; encoded by the exons ATGTCGACTTCGGGACGACACACCTTGCTCCTCTGCCTCTTCATTCCTATCTCATTATCAT GTGAGATCCAACTCGTACTGGTGAACCACTGCAAAGACGGCGTGTGGCCTGGAGTACTCGGCAGTGCCGGCCACAACTCCCCGGAGGGTGGTGGCTTCCATCTGGGCGTCGGCCAGGAGGCAGTCCTGGACGTGCCGAGTGGATGGTCGGGGAGAATCTGGGGTAGGCAGGGTTGCTGCTTCGATGAAAACGGGAAAGGAAGCTGCGACAGTGGCGACTGCGGCGGCCTGCTGCGCTGCAACGGTACTGGAGGCACACCGCCGGCGACCGTGGTCGAGATGACGTTGGGGACCCACCGGTCTCCTCTCCATTTCTATGACGTGAGTTTAGTGGAGGGCTTCAATCTTCCGGTCACGATCGCTCCGGTTGGCGGAGGGAAGGGATGCGGCGGCGTGGCGGGCTGCCAGGTGGACTTGAACACATGCTGCCCTTCCAGGTTCGAGGTGAAGCAGAAGGGGAAGGTGGTGGGATGCAAGAGCGCGTGCTTGGCCCTGAAGACGGACAAGTATTGCTGCACCGGGGAGTATGGCTCGCCGGAGCGCTGCAAGCCCACCCTCTTCTCCCATCTCTTCAAGTCCATCTGTCCTCGAGCTTATAGTTTCGCCTACGACTCTTCTTCCACTCTCAACATGTGCAGGGCATCGAGGTATCTCATTACCTTCTGCCCTTGTGCAACCTAA
- the LOC103996852 gene encoding uncharacterized protein LOC103996852 isoform X2, producing MHPLTALSSSTHSSPSCSASIRRHLLRLSLFLSAPPQDLPRVPRRDAFSLASLPASLGWSPKKRRAGDSPRWRTTLMRASRRESPYEVLGVSPSASAQEIKRSYRKLALKYHPDVNKEANAQEKFMRIKHAYNTLMNSESQFKYGNQSADFSRTAERSRSVPDEEFYGFEQFFQDLQAEFRNWEVGISSQEKPKSLWEELAAIGEEFVEFLEKELNINDLDVEKESSWDEYRNGNPSASSRDGNEENSVRDQSKKEDSIEDSIDEIEAALAQLKKELGL from the exons ATGCATCCGCTAACGGCTCTTTCCTCCTCCACCCATTCCTCCCCTTCGTGCTCTGCTTCGATCCGCCGCCACCTCCTCcgcctctctctcttcctctccgcCCCTCCTCAAGATTTGCCCCGTGTTCCTCGTCGTGACGCCTTCTCCCTCGCTTCCCTTCCGGCGAGCCTTGGATGGAGCCCGAAGAAGAGAAGGGCCGGCGATTCCCCGCGATGGCGCACTACTCTGATGAGGGCGAGCCGCAGGGAGTCACCGTACGAGGTCCTGGGCGTCTCCCCTTCGGCGAGCGCTCAAGAGATCAAGCGATCCTATCGAAAGCTCGCCCTCAAGTACCATCCCGATGTCAATAAGGAA GCAAATGCTCAGGAGAAATTCATGAGAATTAAACATGCATACAATACCTTAATGAATTCAGAATCACAGTTCAAGTATGGAAATCAAAGTGCAGATTTTTCAAGAACAGCTGAAAGGAGCAGAAGTGTTCCAGATGAGGAATTCTATGGCTTTG AACAATTCTTTCAAGATCTGCAAGCAGAATTTCGGAACTGGGAAGTAGGCATAAGTTCACAAGAGAAACCCAAAAGCCTTTGGGAGGAGTTGGCT GCCATTGGTGAGGAGTTTGTTGAGTTCTTAGAGAAGGAACTCAACATTAATGATTTGGATGTTGAAAAGGAGAGCTCCTGGGATGAATATCGGAATGGAAACCCCTCAGCATCTTCTAGGGATGGAAATGAGGAAAATAGTGTAAGAGATCAAAGTAAGAAGGAGGACAGCATTGAAGATAGCATCGATGAAATTGAGGCCGCTCTTGCGCAGCTGAAAAAAGAGCTGGGGCTGTAG
- the LOC103996852 gene encoding uncharacterized protein LOC103996852 isoform X1, with the protein MHPLTALSSSTHSSPSCSASIRRHLLRLSLFLSAPPQDLPRVPRRDAFSLASLPASLGWSPKKRRAGDSPRWRTTLMRASRRESPYEVLGVSPSASAQEIKRSYRKLALKYHPDVNKEANAQEKFMRIKHAYNTLMNSESQFKYGNQSADFSRTAERSRSVPDEEFYGFGEFLRDVQISLEQFFQDLQAEFRNWEVGISSQEKPKSLWEELAAIGEEFVEFLEKELNINDLDVEKESSWDEYRNGNPSASSRDGNEENSVRDQSKKEDSIEDSIDEIEAALAQLKKELGL; encoded by the exons ATGCATCCGCTAACGGCTCTTTCCTCCTCCACCCATTCCTCCCCTTCGTGCTCTGCTTCGATCCGCCGCCACCTCCTCcgcctctctctcttcctctccgcCCCTCCTCAAGATTTGCCCCGTGTTCCTCGTCGTGACGCCTTCTCCCTCGCTTCCCTTCCGGCGAGCCTTGGATGGAGCCCGAAGAAGAGAAGGGCCGGCGATTCCCCGCGATGGCGCACTACTCTGATGAGGGCGAGCCGCAGGGAGTCACCGTACGAGGTCCTGGGCGTCTCCCCTTCGGCGAGCGCTCAAGAGATCAAGCGATCCTATCGAAAGCTCGCCCTCAAGTACCATCCCGATGTCAATAAGGAA GCAAATGCTCAGGAGAAATTCATGAGAATTAAACATGCATACAATACCTTAATGAATTCAGAATCACAGTTCAAGTATGGAAATCAAAGTGCAGATTTTTCAAGAACAGCTGAAAGGAGCAGAAGTGTTCCAGATGAGGAATTCTATGGCTTTG GTGAATTTTTGAGAGATGTACAAATATCACTAG AACAATTCTTTCAAGATCTGCAAGCAGAATTTCGGAACTGGGAAGTAGGCATAAGTTCACAAGAGAAACCCAAAAGCCTTTGGGAGGAGTTGGCT GCCATTGGTGAGGAGTTTGTTGAGTTCTTAGAGAAGGAACTCAACATTAATGATTTGGATGTTGAAAAGGAGAGCTCCTGGGATGAATATCGGAATGGAAACCCCTCAGCATCTTCTAGGGATGGAAATGAGGAAAATAGTGTAAGAGATCAAAGTAAGAAGGAGGACAGCATTGAAGATAGCATCGATGAAATTGAGGCCGCTCTTGCGCAGCTGAAAAAAGAGCTGGGGCTGTAG